GGCCCGCGGCCGGCAACGTCCAGCAACCCGCGACCTGCCCCAGTGGCGACACGAGGAACTGCATGAGCCGTGCCGCCTCGCTCCGGGGGCGGGGCCGGTCCATCATCCGCCAGCGCACCGCGGGCGGCGACACGCGCTGCGCGACCGGCTCGCCATCTGCATCGAGCGCCGGGTGATAGCGCGCCCGGCCCACGAAGATGTCGCAGGTGCCCTCGTCCAACTCCGCATGCCCGCTGCTCGTGCGCACCGTGCACCCCTGCACGCGCCCCTGCGCGTCCACATCGAGCCACACCCGCACATCGCCCTCGAGGTCGAGCGCCAGCGCCGCCGCCGGATAATCCTCATAGCTGAACAGCGTGCCGAGATTGACTTTCGACTGCGGCGGCCGCGCCAATGTCGGCTTGGGCGGCAAGGGCGGCACGACCGGCTGCCCCACGCCCAGCAGGCTGGCGGTGAACATGGCAAGACCGGAAAACATCACGCACACTCCCTCGACAAGAACGGTCGCCCGTCCTGCTGCCCCCTCCATAGCCGCGCTTTCCTAAGCGAAGGTCACCGATGTGCAAGAGCGATGCCGCTGCGCTACGGCGACGGTACCCCGCAGCGCCGGTCGCTACCTTTTCAGAACCAGTCGTCTTGCGCGCCGCCGACCCTTCATCCTAATCATCCGTCGACTTGAGGGGGAGCAAGC
The nucleotide sequence above comes from Sphingomicrobium arenosum. Encoded proteins:
- a CDS encoding energy transducer TonB; protein product: MFSGLAMFTASLLGVGQPVVPPLPPKPTLARPPQSKVNLGTLFSYEDYPAAALALDLEGDVRVWLDVDAQGRVQGCTVRTSSGHAELDEGTCDIFVGRARYHPALDADGEPVAQRVSPPAVRWRMMDRPRPRSEAARLMQFLVSPLGQVAGCWTLPAAGQEGPDHSCGRERAKARALALAMHRDDAQPTGTYSVQAVWGHPLSTEARLARLEIDPEAIIVDRTHDYVLREGLVIRCSERAEDDLDLAGADCRETGATAGWCVDDASDPVACHGLVQWRLLVWRDPTVDVEGMTRARTLDLAPPAQD